AAGGGTTGTTATCCCCATGATATTGGCTATTATAAATTCACCCCAAGCACTCATAAATGCTAACATTGCTATTATTATATATGCAGCTTTAGATGCTGGTAAAATAACTCGAAATATTATCATTAACCAGCTAGCACCATCTATGAAAGCTGCTTCATCTAGTTCCTTAGGGAGTTGATCAAAGTAGCTCTTTACAAGCCATGTTTGAAAAGGTATGAGACCTGAAACATATATGAATGGAAGTGTCATTGGATTTATTAGCTTTATACCAAAAGCTTGAAGTCTCATTAGGAACATGTAGAGTGCTAGAACAGCTATTATCCCAATTCCTCCTCCAGCTTGGCTCACTATAAGATAGAAGTAAAGTAGTGAATCCCGGCCACGAAAGCTAAATCTAGAGAATGCATAACCAGCTGGAATAATTATGGTTATAGCTAGTATCACTGTTATGCTTGCTATTATAAGTGTTGTCGTAAGAGCACTAATGAATCTACTATTCATTAAGGTATTTAGAAAGTTATTTAGTGTAATACCATATGTGATGAGCTGTCGGAAATCTATTAAAATTATTGTTGGTTTACCTATCAATGCTTGGGCGACTATAAATGCTATTGGATACATTAACGACATTGCAATCATTATAGCAAAAATTGTAAGAGCAATCTTAGCAATAACAAGCTTTATTGTGATTACCATTACAACTCACCTCTGGCTTCTACTAGTGGCTATAAACCATATTGAGACATATGTCAGTATTATTAAGAGTATGACTAGATAGAGTGATGCCGCATATCCCCATTCATTGTCTATCATAACTTTATAGTAGCCTAAAAGAATCAGCATTTCATTCTTATATCCAACGCTAGTTCCTATATATGGAATAGTTATGGGTCCAACAGGTCCTCCTCCATTAAGAAGTAGCGGTATCATGAAAGCTTGTAATGAGGCACCAGTTGTCAGAATAGTTGCAACCATTAGAGGTCTAGATATGAGAGGAAACATAATTTTTTTCAGCCTAAGCCACAGACTAGCACCATCAATATATGATGCCTCAATAACTTCCTTAGATACTCCGGTAAGTGCTCCTTGAGTGATGGTCATTATAAATGGGTATGCTAACCACATCTCAAAGAGACAGTACACTATAAATGCATCCCACTCAAATGCATTAATATTCAAATGGAAAAGCATTCCGAGCTGACCATTTGGTAGGAATAAGAATTTCCAAGCTAGAGCAGACATAAGAAATGGTGTAGCCCATGGAATAAGCAGTATAGCTCTAAGCACTCTACGCCCATATATCATAGGTGTTGAATAGAATAAAGCTAGTAATAATCCTGCAAATACTTTCATAGGAACGCTAACAGCTGTAAATGCTAAGGTTTTGAATAGTGAATTGTAGAAACGAGGATCTTTAAACAATTTGACGAAATTATCTAGTCCTACGAATTTTAGTGTCAATTCATTAAGTCTACTATTTGCACTATCAATAAATTTATCTATATAGCCCTCATAGTCTATCTGAAGCATTGAGAAATAACCTAGAAGATAACTAGAGATGTTTAACCCGGTATATACCTGCCTCGACAATTCTTCAGTACTTACCCCTCGAAAGGATATGATTGAATATGTATAGAGTTGGCCTATGATACTATATAATGAATCCATTCTATCTAGCATATCTCTTGGAATTATATCTAAATCTGTTTGATAACCGAGTTCTGTACAGTTAAATACTTTAGAAAATTTTATTAGTATATTACTTAGATTGGTGGTAGCTTCTCTAGCTGTTTTTATATATTGTCGAAGGAGGGTAACGTTATTTTGAATATCTCCTGCTGCAATAATTCTTGACATGTTTAGGAGTGCCTTGCTTATGATATTTAGATCTGAAGTAGTAATATTGACTATTGTTTGTACCCTCCCTCTATGTTCAGACGATGTCCTTAGAAGTTCTGCACATGCAATAGCATTTTTTATTGATGCTATTTTCTCAGGGCTTGGAGCAACATTATATCTATTAGCATCTGTAAATGCCAATCCTATTGAGAATATCATAGGCCATATATTGAAGAATACATACATGACAATACTTGGAAGAACGAGAATCAATGCAATTTTTATTGGAAAAAGTATTTTTTTAGGGTCAGAGTATTTCATTTGGCCCGACCATTTAGATTCTATATAAAGTGTTATGACTGAATCTTTGGTGCTACAGCGGCATATGCTTCATCCAGATACTGGTCAACTACTCCAAGAGCAGCTTTAACAGCTTCATCAATACTTCCAGTATTTGATAGTGTTGTTGTATAGACTTGTAGTATTGATTGTATGTACTGATCTACACCCCATACAACCTGCATGTTCTTATCCTTGGGCATTGGAACGCTAGACATTACTTGTTCAAAGAATCCATAGACAACTTTGAATATTGGATCTTCATCCATATGTGTGTTAATATAGTCTGCAACACTAAGCTTAACTGGTACATAGCCATTTCCTTTAACTAGCTTTAACAATACATCATCATTTAAGGTTAGGTATAGTACTAATAATGCGGCAGCATATTTTCTCTCGGAGCCTCCAGCCATAGCCATTACTGATATATACATGTTTCTAAATCCGCTCCATGGCTTAGGACTTCTTCCATCAATCTCAGGGAATGGAATCACAGTAAAATTGTTAATACCTAAGGTGCTTTTAGCATATGAGACATCACAAGGACCAGATATGTAAATCGGAGCTTTACCTTCTCCAAATAGCCTTCTTTGATAGTCGTGACCTAGATCTGTTACATCCATATATCTCAGAACATTGCTTATAAAGAACTTCATAGCCTCCTTAACTTCTGATGAATTCACACCTAGTCTCTTCGATGATTCATCATACCAATATCCGTTAAAAGCTGTAGCCCAGGGATTCAGATGATAGATACCTGCTATCTGTCCAGAAATCCCATAAGTTTTGGCACTAGGATTATAGAACTGTTCCATTAGACTCCTTAATTCATTAAACGTCTTAGGTATATTGGAGACAAGCTGTGTATTGATGAATAGTGCTATAGCTTCACCAGCGTATGGCAATCCATAGGTCTTACCACCATATCTAACAGCCGATAGAGCAGCTGGTACAAATATATCCTGCCTCTGAAGATCCACAATAGCTTCATAGCCTATTATATCTTCAAGTGCTACAATGTAGCCGGCATCGGCCATCCACCCAATCCAGTCATGAGCCCATGTAAAGACATCTGGAGCATTTCCTATCAATGCCTCCCTCTGATCTGGTGGTAGTGCACCAGCTGCTACTACTGCTGATTGCATATCACCCATACCACCATAAGCTATAATCTTTACGTTAACCCCAGGGAATTGCTGCATGAACATATTTATTACTTCTTCAAATGTAGGTCTCTCTTCAGGAGCTAATGAATGTCCAAAGTATATAGTTACCGAGACTTCACCTCTCTTAGCTCTCTCGACAAAATCTGCAAACTCAGGTGTGACACGAAGTGTTACCCCTGATATTGTTATTGTAGTTGTTGTTGGAGTTGGTGAGGGACTAGTAGTTGAGGTAGTAGGACTTGGGATTGTTGTAGGGCTACTCGTAGGACTAGTTGTGGGTGTAGTAGTAGGAGTTGTTGTAGCTGTAGGTGATGGTGTTGATATTTGTGTAGTAGGACTTGGAGCTGTCTGCGTAGGTGTTGGTGTAGGTCCTTGTTGAGATATATAGTAGATTGCAACGCCTAGAATAGCTATAATAACTATTGCTATTATAGCTATGGAAGCTGTTCTTGAAATGGCTTTACTAATTAAACCCATATTAGAGACCCCGTAGCTATAACTACTAGTTTTAGGTGGTTATAAATCTTGTTGAGTGTTAATCTAACAATGAATATATATGAATTGAATGTAGTTTAAACAAGCTAAATTTAGCTATATTGTTTATTGCTAAATGTTTTGGATAGACTTATAGATTTAAAGAATTGTTTTAAGCTATTCTAGACTATTTATAGTAATAATGTTCTAGAGGATATCGTGTTTAAGCTATTAGATTCTCTGTTTTGGCATCGAACAGAAGTACTTTATTCCAGTCTACTATAAGGTAGACCTTCTCACCCATATTATATTTTACACCTGGTGGAGCTTTAGCTTTGACCATTGTATTGCCTAATTTAACATTAACTATTGTTTCAGAGCCAAGAGACTCTGTTATAAGTACTTCTGTAGGTATGGAGCCGGGGACAGCTTCTCTACTTATACTTAAATGTTCAGGGCGAATGCCTATGAAAATTTCTGGTCCATATCCATGGAATTCTATCTCCTTGTATATATCTTCATCAAGTATCTTTTCAAATCCTTCACATATAATCACAGGTTTTTTATCTCTATGATCTATTCTACATGGAATCATATTCATAGGTGGAACTCCTATAAATCCCGCTACAAATACATTTGATGGTTTATTGTAGAGTTCATCTGGTGTACCTACCTGCTGAACTCTACCCTTATTTAGTACTGCTATTCTATCTGCCATACTCATAGCCTCTGCCTGGTCATGGGTAACATATATTGTTGTTATACCCAGCTTCTTTTGAAGCCTCTTTAATTCTGCACGCATAAGTAGTCTTAGCTTTGCATCTAAGTTGCTTAGTGGTTCATCCATTAGAAACACCTTGGGTTGTCTAACCAGAGCTCTAGCCAAAGCCACACGCTGCTGTTCTCCACCACTTAACTGACTAGGTTTACGATTCAGAAGATGTTCTATTCCAAGCATATTGGCAACTTCAACTACCCTCTTTCTTATCTCATCATCAGATATTTTTAGCTGTCTCTTTCTTGCAATCAATGGAAACGCGATATTTTCATATACTGTCATATGCGGATATAATGCATAGTTCTGAAACACCATGGCAATATCCCTATCCTTTGGATGTACATTGTTAACCAACTTATCATCAATATAGATGTCCCCTTCATCAGGAAACTCTAGACCTGCTATAAGCCTTAGTATTGTAGTTTTACCACTACCAGAAGGACCTAACAAACAGAAAAACTCTCCATCACTTATATCTAGATTGACATGATCTACAGCAACTACATTTCCAAATCTCTTAACAACATTTACAAGTCTAACCTTAGCCAATGATATCCCCACTAAATGAATTTAGGTTTAGCTTTCCATAACTACTCTGCTGTGAGAGTTATTAAAGCGTTAGTGTTATATTTTCATTCATTTGATATTCATGCTCAGTACATTTGATTTTTATTGACATTACAGTACATGAAGATCTATCTAATAATAATCTAGAGATTGTAAATATAGATTGTATTGAGGAGTTTGAGAGCTCAACGAGTTTTTACCCTCTGTAGATATATGGAGCAAGGTGGATAGCTGTGCTCCAGGACGCTACAAAGATGAGGATCCTTTCCCTTGCCTTCGCTTTGGAGAGAGGTGTGCTGGCATATATGAGTACCAGGAGTCTATACGATGCCTATTGGACTGTGATGAATAAGCTTGAGGATGGGGGTGATGAAGATCTGAAGAATTTGGTTCGGGTACACTGGGGAGATATCGCAGAGAGGATTAAGGCTATTGCAGCTACAGCCTGGAAAATCTTTGATGAGCTTGTAGAGTTAGAGATTGGTCGTATAAAAGAGGTTATGAGGAAGATACTTATAAGTGAAATACTTCGGTATGTCGATAGCTATGACATAGCTCGAGACATAAATAGAGCTCTAACAAAAATTGCCGAAGAATTTGGGTCTAAGATCCTCAAAGCTGTTAGCGATGAATGTGAAAAACTTGCAGAAGAACTAATCAAAAAAGCTGAAGAGAAGCCTCAACCACCATAGAAACAGGTATAGCATCCATTAGATTAGGAGGTAAAACACCTCTAACAAAACACTTTTTAACCCTCTAGCTACTCTATGGTGAGGAGATATATGGGTTCAGAGCTACTTACTAAGGAGGAGAAGGAGAGGATACTAAAGACACTTGAAATAGATATAGAGTTTCGATATGCTATAGCAGGTCTCATAGGTCTGAATGAGATTCTTAGGAGGCTTGATAGGCATGAGGAGGAACTTGTTAGAATTAGGGAGGAGCAGAAGAGGATTTGGGAGGAGATTGCAAGACTAAGGGAGGATATGAATAAACTTAGAGAGGATATGATTAAAGGATTCGAAAGACATGATATAGAATTGGCAAAGCTTAGGGAAGATTTTTTGAAGATGGTTGAGAGGATTGATAGGGTTGAGGAGAGGCTAGATAATATGAATGTTAGGTTGGGTAGGGTTGAGAGGACTTTGGAGAAGCTCACCTTGGATATTGAGGAGGAGGCAAGATCTATTATTAGGTATAGGCTTAGGAATGAGCTTGGTATAGATATAGAGTTGAAATCTCTCCATCTACCTGATATGGAGATTAATATCTATGGATGTAGAGACGATATATGCATTGTTGGAGAAGCAAGTGTTAGGGCAAGTGCAAATCTCCTCGATGAACTTCTAGACAAAGTAAAAGATCTGAAGAAAAAATATCCAGAGAAATTAAAGCCAAAAACAATTCTAGTCATATACACAAGCCTAGCACTACCAGAACTAGTAGAAAAAGCAGAGAAACACAACATATGGGTATTGAAAGCAACAGAAGACTACTACAAACCAGATCTAGCGAAAATAGTCTTCTCATAACCATACAAAACTGCTATGCATTGTCATATGAGGGATTGTTTGCTGGGCAAGACATAGTATTGACATACAGCATAGCAATGTTTGCTTGACGCAATGAACTTCAATGAATTCTCCCACATATTTTCAGTAGTGTTATATCCTCAGATACATATAGCGTTATACATAACTTGTGTGATTTTTGTACTTTTTAGCAATATTCTTTTCTGTCACCAATATATACTGGGTAAGCTCGGGAATTGAAACCCTTAATCTAGATGGGCTTTCTAAGGTGTTCTGTAGTCGTTTTAAGAAGTTGGAGGTCTGGTGTTGTCGCTATGTTGATGGGTTTTGAGGGTTTTTCTTATGGCTTCTCTGTGTAGGGGTGATTGCCATGCTGTTTCATCTCCAATCCCTATGTCTCTATCTGTTGTTGGGGGTTCGTCTATCCATATATGTTCGCTTCTAATGCTTACATCGTCTACAATTAGGTTTAGCTCTATGAGACTGTCTATAAGTGTTATAATCTCATCCTTCTCTTGCCTTGTCCTCGCTTCTCTAAGTCTAAACACCAGTGCATCGGGATCCTCTATACTCTCCAACAATACCCTGCGCTGAGTATCTGAAAGTCTATCTATAAACCTTTTAAGCCCTCTAGCCGCAATGATTCCATCTATAACTGAATCAGCACTCCAGCTATACATATAGAGTTTCTTAAGCATCCCAGGGTTTCCACCAGTTAGCCTCCAGATCTCTTCAAACTGGGGCTTCTCCCCAGGTATCTGCTCATAGAGTTCTCTGAAACCATCCCTAGACATGTTCCACATAATTCTGATACCAGCCCACCTATGTCTACCAACCCTCGTCTTTGTAATACCTTCACTCGATCCAACAAATATAAATGCCTTCTCCAACTCCTCAGGAGGATACTCAACAAAGTTTAGAAGTCTCTTGACATAGATCTCAGCTCTATCCAAGCCTACAGCCTGAAATATATCGTCAGCTAGAAGTGCTACTAGTTTTCTACGCTTAGACAGTATACCAAATATCTTTATAGCTAGATCAACTAGTGTAGCACCCTTCTCACCTACAGCAACTCTAAGAACATCTTCAACAATACTCCTCGAATCTGGTGAAACTCTAATTCTCCACTCCTCTTCTTCATCTTCAATAGGATTTACATATATTACTGTATAGCCCATAGATTCAAGGATTTCATAGGTCTGTTTGAATAGAGCAGTCTTTCCACAGCCCTCAGGGCCATAGATAACTATAGGTTCATATATCCCCTCCTCAGCCAGCTTCTCAATCTGTTTAAGCGCCTTATCCCTATTGGCAAAGGTAACCTCCACACCTCTAGCAAACCTCAGCTTAACTCTGCTATAAGCCATTCGAATCACTATCTCTAACTCCTAGACAATTCAAATCCTAGACAAGCTTATAACCCTATCCTCATAGAAGTCTCTATAGCTCAACATAGAGTAGCTCCAATATCGACATATTACAGACCTTGCTTAGCACATACAAGGTCTATATCCTCAAACCCATTGCCGCCACCCCATAAAGCATCTCACCAACAATACTAAGCAAATAGATATATAGACATACCTAAGCTTTACAACCCTCTATACAGGTCTTCAGAAGAAGCTCTATAGACATAAAGCTACATCAAAAAAGAACGAAAATACTTTGAAACAATTTGGATAGTATGCTATACCCTTGTATATATCTCTATCCCTAGTTTTGCCGCTGCTTCAAGAGCATTTTCATCTGCATATGGTGTTACTATTATTAGTCTATCTGGTTCTCTACCAGTCTTCTCCTTGTATAGCTCAGCCTTCCTCTTAAATGTATATACATCTGATGCTCTTACATGTGAGGATATTTCAATTAGTATTATCTTTTTATCAACTATAGCTACATCTATCTCAACCTCACTTGGATAGCCAAACACTATACCCTTATCATCGCGAGCCTTCCACCTCTCAACCTTGAAACCAAGCTCCTTCTCAAGTATTCCCCTCAAACCCTCTCTAAAAGCCTCCTCAGACTCAATACCCCATCTAGCACCAAGAGCAGATATACGTCTATCAATCCTCTCAAAACCCTTTACCATATCCTCTCTAAGCCTCTTAATCTCCTCCTCATGCCTATCAAGTCTATTCACAATAATCTCAAACCTTTTATCTATAGCCTCAAACCTCTTGTTAACCTCATCAAATCTTCTATCTATCTCCTCAAATCTCTTCTCAAATAACTGGATAGCTCTATTGAAATCCTCCCTAAGCTTAGCCAACTCTATATCATGTCTTTCGAATCCTTTAACCATATCCTCTCTTAACTTTGCTAATTCCATATCGTGTCTCTCAAAACCCTTTACCATATCCTCCCTAAGTTTTGCAATTTCATTCCATAATTTTGCAATCTGCTGATCATATCTCTCAAATCCTCTATTCATATCCTCCCTTAATCTTGCGATCTCCTCCCAGATCTTCTTAAGCTCCTCCTCATGCCTATCAAGCCTCCTAAGAATC
Above is a genomic segment from Ignisphaera aggregans DSM 17230 containing:
- a CDS encoding binding-protein-dependent transport systems inner membrane component (COGs: COG3833 ABC-type maltose transport systems permease component~InterPro IPR000515~KEGG: dka:DKAM_0403 ABC-type maltodextrin transport system, permease component~PFAM: binding-protein-dependent transport systems inner membrane component~SPTR: B8D3P8 ABC-type maltodextrin transport system, permease component~PFAM: Binding-protein-dependent transport system inner membrane component) translates to MVITIKLVIAKIALTIFAIMIAMSLMYPIAFIVAQALIGKPTIILIDFRQLITYGITLNNFLNTLMNSRFISALTTTLIIASITVILAITIIIPAGYAFSRFSFRGRDSLLYFYLIVSQAGGGIGIIAVLALYMFLMRLQAFGIKLINPMTLPFIYVSGLIPFQTWLVKSYFDQLPKELDEAAFIDGASWLMIIFRVILPASKAAYIIIAMLAFMSAWGEFIIANIMGITTLGRYIYESAAGQVGVMEPGTFAAASLIYGTPIIVLFALAQRYIGEAYRLGIAKG
- a CDS encoding binding-protein-dependent transport systems inner membrane component (COGs: COG1175 ABC-type sugar transport systems permease components~InterPro IPR000515:IPR017970~KEGG: dka:DKAM_0404 ABC-type sugar transport systems permease component~PFAM: binding-protein-dependent transport systems inner membrane component~SPTR: B8D3P9 ABC-type sugar transport systems permease component~PFAM: Binding-protein-dependent transport system inner membrane component) → MKYSDPKKILFPIKIALILVLPSIVMYVFFNIWPMIFSIGLAFTDANRYNVAPSPEKIASIKNAIACAELLRTSSEHRGRVQTIVNITTSDLNIISKALLNMSRIIAAGDIQNNVTLLRQYIKTAREATTNLSNILIKFSKVFNCTELGYQTDLDIIPRDMLDRMDSLYSIIGQLYTYSIISFRGVSTEELSRQVYTGLNISSYLLGYFSMLQIDYEGYIDKFIDSANSRLNELTLKFVGLDNFVKLFKDPRFYNSLFKTLAFTAVSVPMKVFAGLLLALFYSTPMIYGRRVLRAILLIPWATPFLMSALAWKFLFLPNGQLGMLFHLNINAFEWDAFIVYCLFEMWLAYPFIMTITQGALTGVSKEVIEASYIDGASLWLRLKKIMFPLISRPLMVATILTTGASLQAFMIPLLLNGGGPVGPITIPYIGTSVGYKNEMLILLGYYKVMIDNEWGYAASLYLVILLIILTYVSIWFIATSRSQR
- a CDS encoding extracellular solute-binding protein family 1 (COGs: COG2182 Maltose-binding periplasmic protein/domains~InterPro IPR006059~KEGG: dka:DKAM_0405 cyclomaltodextrin binding protein~PFAM: extracellular solute-binding protein family 1~SPTR: B8D3Q0 Cyclomaltodextrin binding protein~PFAM: Bacterial extracellular solute-binding protein), with the protein product MGLISKAISRTASIAIIAIVIIAILGVAIYYISQQGPTPTPTQTAPSPTTQISTPSPTATTTPTTTPTTSPTSSPTTIPSPTTSTTSPSPTPTTTTITISGVTLRVTPEFADFVERAKRGEVSVTIYFGHSLAPEERPTFEEVINMFMQQFPGVNVKIIAYGGMGDMQSAVVAAGALPPDQREALIGNAPDVFTWAHDWIGWMADAGYIVALEDIIGYEAIVDLQRQDIFVPAALSAVRYGGKTYGLPYAGEAIALFINTQLVSNIPKTFNELRSLMEQFYNPSAKTYGISGQIAGIYHLNPWATAFNGYWYDESSKRLGVNSSEVKEAMKFFISNVLRYMDVTDLGHDYQRRLFGEGKAPIYISGPCDVSYAKSTLGINNFTVIPFPEIDGRSPKPWSGFRNMYISVMAMAGGSERKYAAALLVLYLTLNDDVLLKLVKGNGYVPVKLSVADYINTHMDEDPIFKVVYGFFEQVMSSVPMPKDKNMQVVWGVDQYIQSILQVYTTTLSNTGSIDEAVKAALGVVDQYLDEAYAAVAPKIQS
- a CDS encoding carbohydrate ABC transporter ATP-binding protein, CUT1 family (COGs: COG3839 ABC-type sugar transport systems ATPase components~InterPro IPR003439:IPR013611:IPR003593:IPR017871~KEGG: ape:APE_0043.1 ABC transporter, ATP binding protein~PFAM: ABC transporter related; Transport-associated OB domain protein~SMART: AAA ATPase~SPTR: Q9YG58 ABC transporter, ATP binding protein~PFAM: ABC transporter; TOBE domain), with translation MAKVRLVNVVKRFGNVVAVDHVNLDISDGEFFCLLGPSGSGKTTILRLIAGLEFPDEGDIYIDDKLVNNVHPKDRDIAMVFQNYALYPHMTVYENIAFPLIARKRQLKISDDEIRKRVVEVANMLGIEHLLNRKPSQLSGGEQQRVALARALVRQPKVFLMDEPLSNLDAKLRLLMRAELKRLQKKLGITTIYVTHDQAEAMSMADRIAVLNKGRVQQVGTPDELYNKPSNVFVAGFIGVPPMNMIPCRIDHRDKKPVIICEGFEKILDEDIYKEIEFHGYGPEIFIGIRPEHLSISREAVPGSIPTEVLITESLGSETIVNVKLGNTMVKAKAPPGVKYNMGEKVYLIVDWNKVLLFDAKTENLIA
- a CDS encoding conserved hypothetical protein (KEGG: tpe:Tpen_1757 hypothetical protein~SPTR: A1S122 Putative uncharacterized protein) yields the protein MGSELLTKEEKERILKTLEIDIEFRYAIAGLIGLNEILRRLDRHEEELVRIREEQKRIWEEIARLREDMNKLREDMIKGFERHDIELAKLREDFLKMVERIDRVEERLDNMNVRLGRVERTLEKLTLDIEEEARSIIRYRLRNELGIDIELKSLHLPDMEINIYGCRDDICIVGEASVRASANLLDELLDKVKDLKKKYPEKLKPKTILVIYTSLALPELVEKAEKHNIWVLKATEDYYKPDLAKIVFS
- a CDS encoding ATPase (InterPro IPR011579~KEGG: pcl:Pcal_0902 hypothetical protein~PFAM: ATPase~SPTR: A3MUL0 Putative uncharacterized protein~PFAM: Archaeal ATPase), which produces MIRMAYSRVKLRFARGVEVTFANRDKALKQIEKLAEEGIYEPIVIYGPEGCGKTALFKQTYEILESMGYTVIYVNPIEDEEEEWRIRVSPDSRSIVEDVLRVAVGEKGATLVDLAIKIFGILSKRRKLVALLADDIFQAVGLDRAEIYVKRLLNFVEYPPEELEKAFIFVGSSEGITKTRVGRHRWAGIRIMWNMSRDGFRELYEQIPGEKPQFEEIWRLTGGNPGMLKKLYMYSWSADSVIDGIIAARGLKRFIDRLSDTQRRVLLESIEDPDALVFRLREARTRQEKDEIITLIDSLIELNLIVDDVSIRSEHIWIDEPPTTDRDIGIGDETAWQSPLHREAIRKTLKTHQHSDNTRPPTS
- a CDS encoding Protein of unknown function DUF1626 (COGs: COG5493 conserved hypothetical protein containing a coiled-coil domain~InterPro IPR012431~KEGG: pcl:Pcal_1303 hypothetical protein~PFAM: Protein of unknown function DUF1626~SPTR: A3MVR0 Putative uncharacterized protein~PFAM: Protein of unknown function (DUF1626)), with the protein product MDIAELKARLLKLLEEDTEFRYAVAGLIGLGEILRRLDRHEEELKKIWEEIARLREDMNRGFERYDQQIAKLWNEIAKLREDMVKGFERHDMELAKLREDMVKGFERHDIELAKLREDFNRAIQLFEKRFEEIDRRFDEVNKRFEAIDKRFEIIVNRLDRHEEEIKRLREDMVKGFERIDRRISALGARWGIESEEAFREGLRGILEKELGFKVERWKARDDKGIVFGYPSEVEIDVAIVDKKIILIEISSHVRASDVYTFKRKAELYKEKTGREPDRLIIVTPYADENALEAAAKLGIEIYTRV